GGACGAATTGAACAGACTCCTGCTGGATAAATGCAAGGTGTATGCGAATACGCATAAAATCCCTGGACGGGAGAACCCTGTAAAGGATCTGCTCCTGGAAGACCAGAAACGTCTCTGCCCACTGCCGGGCAGCCCTTTTGATGCAAGCAGAGCAGCAGTCTGCCGAGTAACACCCTTTTCTGTTGTCCGATTCGTCGCTAACGATTATTCTGTGCCCGTGAAATATGTGGGACAGGAGGTCACGGTGCGAGCCTATGCTGAACAGATTCGGATCTTTGCCAAGGGGGAACTGATTGCTGAACACGCCAGAAACTATGGGCAAAACCAGCAGATTCTGAAACTTGCGCATTATCTGCCGTTGCTGGAATACAAGCCGCGCAGCATCCTGGAAGCAAAACCGGTACGGCAGAACCTCAGTGCTGCCCTGCTACAGTTCCTGGAGACCAATGCATTCAGCAGCGAACAGCTGGTTGAGATTCTGCGGCTATGTGCTGCCGACGGAGAGAACGCTTTTTGGGAGCACAAAGAGCAATTTATGGTTTCCGACAGGAAAGCGCATATCCTTACCGACCCGGTAAAAGTGCAGCAGACAGATCTTTCAATGTATGACCAGCTTTTACAGGAAGGAGGCACTATGTGCAGGACGCAGGTGTAAAGGAAGCACTCCGTTTCTATGCGAAACAGCTTAAACTTCCCACTTTCAAAGACGTCGGTGAACCAGCGGAAAAATTCCGCCCCGGACAAAGCCTGGAAGAATTCGTGCTCGGGTTGATGAAGCGGGAATATGCATCCCGTCAGGAAAAACAGCAGCAACGCAGGCTGAAGAGAGCGCACTTTCCCATGCTCAAGACCCTGGAAGAGTTTGATCTCACAAGGCTGGAACATGTTCGGCCTGAATATGTGAAGCAGCTGGCAAGCTGCGATTTCATAAAGAGGCATGAGAACCTGGTGATGATCGGTAATCCGGGGACGGGGAAAACACATCTGATGACAGCCCTTGGAGTGAAAGCCTGTCTGCTGGGCTGGAAGGTCATTTTCTGCAATGCCACAACGCTGGCAACTGAGCTATGTGAAGCCCATGATGATTACCAGTTGCGCAAGATGGAAAAAACTTTGAGCGGAGCAGACCTGCTGCTCATAGATGAATTAAGTTATGCAAGATTCAACCAGGAAGAATCTGAAATGTTGTTCAAAGTGATTGCCGAAAGGAGTGAAAGAGCCAGTACAGTGATTACGACAAACCTGGAGTTTTCCAAATGGACGGAGATGTTTGCCAGCGAGACGCTGGTTGCCGCATTGGTCGACCGGCTCACCTACCACTCCAGTGTTTTAAATATGAATGGACAGTCTTACCGTTTGCACAGCAGCAAACAGAAGATGACGAATGCTTAAGTGGCTCAAAAATTCGTGAGCAGGTGGCTCACTTTTTCATGAGCATGAGTGGCTCAAAAATTCGTGAGCAAGTGGCTCACTTTTTGGTTGACATTCACACACATTTTACACTCTCCAGCCGTCGTATATACTTCGTACAGGAATTATAACACGAAAAACAATTCATGCTCTTATATCAAAAATCCTTATACTCATCCTCCGTCTCGGTCAATTCTGCCCACCGCGCTGTCAGAAGTTTTGCATAGTCAATATAAAACAGCCCGTAACTTCCCAGTGCATATCCATCATTGACTTCAATGAGTAGAGTTTTGTCCGTATCCGTCACACCAAAATCCAAAGAATAGCCGGCTGGCGCGGTTTTGTAATCCCGTACGGCCCTTTTGATGACTTCCGGATCCGGTATTTTCTCCCAGGTTCCCCGATAGTGTCTTGCATCCAGGATTTTTCCATAGCGAATAAAACAGCGCCACTCTGTTACAAACCGGACGGGTTCCGAACACCACACAGGTACATCGTGCTCCCAGTTTCCGCAGCCGATCAGATCTTTGGGAGAACGGACCAGTACGCCGGTGATTTCTTTATCAGCAATGGATTTGACGAATACAGGCCACTGTTCTGGATGGGAGTTAATGGTATTGATGGTGGATTTCCAGATTTTTCTTCCCAGACAATATTCCAGCTCTACCGGATAATCCAAGTCTGGATAGGAGAAACCCATTTCTTCCAAATGTTGCTGGACCGCTTCTACATAACCAACCAAAATATCTTCTGGCTCAGCCTGCCGCATTTCCAAGGGATTATGAAAGAAGCGGATTTCGGCCCCCAGTTCTTCAAACCCGCACATGGCCTCAAAAAAATTCTTGCTGGCAGGACGTTCCCCTTTGTGAGCCTGTATCCAAACTTTCATTTTGTTCACTTCCTTTACTTTCTGGTGATGCCCAAATCTTTCTTATTCTCAGTATATCATATGACCTGTGCAAAAAAGCGGACAGAAACAGGCCCGTAATCTTCTCAAGACTGCAGGCCTTCTTTTTTTGCCCTCTGGGCGACCTGGCGACGGGCTCCCCTGACGGGTAGCCCCTACGGCATTGCAATGGGTCATTGGATATCCACAGTACCGTTTTTATTTTATAGGTTGAATTTATCCTATTTACGGGTTACAATTAAATCATCAAACTTTAAGGAGGCATCAACTATGAATGTCAATACAGAAAATCTTGTTTCCATCACAGAAGCAAACCAGAACTTTTCCCGTGTAGCCAGAATGGTTGATGAGAAAGGTCCTGTTGTCATTCTGAAAAACAACTCGCCTCGCTATCTACTGATTGAGTTCAACAACGCTGAACAGGAACAGCTTGCTGACGACGAAGATGTACTTACCGTTTCCAGGCGTTTAATCGCCAAGAATCGGAAGGCCTATGAGGTTCTTGCCAAATGATTGTTCTTTCAAAAGATCAAATCATCAAACTTCATACGCAACTGATTCAAGAGACAGGGGGAACTGATGGCATCCGGGATGAAGGATTACTGGAATCCGTATTGGCCGCACCATTTCAGTCCTTCTCAGGCACAGACATTTATCCATCTTTACAACAAAAGGCTGCTCGTCTCGGATATGGTCTTGTAAAGAACCATGCTTTTATTGACGGCAATAAACGTATCGGTGCACATGTAATGTTGGTGTTTCTCGCTCTTAATAAGATTGAGCTCACCTATACACAAGATGAACTGTCAGATACATTTTTAAAAATTGCCTCTGGAGAACTCTCGCAGCAAGATCTTCTTCACTGGATTATCATTCATCAAGAATAGCTCCATGCCATTTGTTGCAAGAAAAAGCCTTGTAGGATTTTTACATCCTGCAAGGCTTCTCTTTATTCTCTTTTCTCGTGAGTCTATCACCCCGACTGCGGGCTTCCTCTTTTCTGTCCCCTGGACGACCGGGGATGGGCTCGTGCATCTGGCGGGGCGCCAGGCCTGCGCCTAGTTGCTTTTTTACTCTCTTGACCGCCTGCTCTGTATGTGATATATTTTTAACATGAAATATGTATTTTCAATATATGTATTCTATTTCCCAAAGTAGAGGTGTATCCGTAATGTCTAAAAAGATCTTTGTTACTGTAAAGCAGTCTATCTTTTTGAATTATACTTTTACCGGTATATGCTGGATTATAGCTGGAATATGTAAATTCCTGCATTCTTTCATTTTCACATTGACTGCTTTAGTTTTCGTTTCACTGGCTACTATTTTAAGTATTTTTTTATTTACAATGGGACAAGAAGAAGAAAGGGATGAAATGGCTAAATCCCATATTATGGAATCCTGTTATAGGGGTTTTAAGGTTATGTGTATGACCACAATGTTATCTCTTATCTTCGCCATAGGTAATAGTTTTTTACCAACACCTATTAACTTTCCACAAGAAGCTCTGTTGAATATTATCTTAGGAGCTGGAATGACTGCTGCTGGGCTTACTTTTAGTGACCTAGAAAAGGATGCTTGAATCATGGAGTATCTAATTACAAAAATCCGTGACTTACGCCGGATCCATAAAATGCAACAAAGTGATTTAGCCAAATTAGTTCATGTCCGCAGAGAAACAATCAGTAATGTTGAAAACGGCAAATATAATCCTTCTTTAAAATTGGCCTTGGACATTGCTCATGTATTTGGTAAACCTGTGGAAGATATTTTTGAATACATTGAGGAGGATGATTTACATCTTCCGGATTCTGAAAAAACAAAATAGCGCATCCTATCTTTAATTCTAGTATATCATCTTACAAGAGTGAAAATACGGACAGTAAAAAAGCCATGGCAGGAATTCCCACCATGGCTCTTTTCATTTCCGTACCAAAGCCACCAGCAAAACCGTACCTATTCCATAAGCCAGGTTCCGCTGTGCTTTCAGCCGTTTCTGTGTTCTATTGGTTTCTTTCTCGTATGCGGGTAAGGATTCGTTGGCAATCCGCAAGGATTCATCCTGTAATTTCATCCCCCTTTTTCCAAGCTTCACGTGCCTCGTTCAGGGACATTTTGTTGGCGCCGTTTTTCATGTCCGGGTCTGCGGTTTGCCTGTCATCCACTTTCCATCCGCATTCAATACATTTGCCAAATTCTTTCACAACACTTCTGGTTCCGCAAACTGGACATACTTCCTCATTATCAGGTTTCCCTTCCACAAACTTCTTTTGAAAAAGGAGCTCTGCTTCTTCTGGCGTAATCTTTAGTGGCTTTGTGGGCCCATCATAACAAATACATAAAGTTGATATTTCGTCTGCCGTAAGTTTATCCATTGGCAAGTTGCGAACCTGCTTATATCTTTCCCAAAATTCTTTTTCTTCCCGGGATGGTCTCTTCCGCTTTTTTCTTACTGGTGGGTCTTGCCGTTTTTTTATCATTACGTTATTTCTTCGTTTTTTCATAGACATATGCCCTTCATTATATATGTCAACGGTTGGAGAAAACAGCCCACCTAAAAGATTGGAAACGTTCTATAAAAGTTCTCCAATCAAAATAGATGGTTGTATCTCAACAATCCAGATAGTTAAATATCTTCATACTCATCCTTCGTGCCTGTTAATTCTGCCCAACGGGCTGCCAGGAGTTTTGCATAGTCAATATAAAACAGTCCGTAACTTCCCAGTGCATATCCATCATTGACTTCAATGAGTAGAGTTTTGTCCGTATCCGTCACACCAAAATCCAAAGAATAGCCGGCTGGCGCGGTTTTGTAATCCCGTACGGCCCTTTTGATGACTTCCGGATCCGGTATTTTCTCCCAGGTTCCCCGATAGTGTCTTGCATCCAGGATTTTGCCATAGCGGATAAAACAGCGCCACTCTGTTACAAACCACCGGACGGGTTCCGAACACCACACAGGTACATCGTGCTCCCAGTTTCCGCAGCCGACCAGATCTTTGGGAGAACGGACCAGTACGCCGGTGATTTCTTTATCAGCAATGGATTTGACGAATACAGGCCACTGTTCTGGATGGGAGTTAATGGTATTGATGGTAGATTTCCAGATTTTTCTTCCCAGACAATATTCCAGCTCTGCCGGATAATCCAAGTCTGGATAGGAGAAACCCATTTCTTCCAAATGTTGCTGGACCGCTTCTACATAACCGACCAAAATATCTTCTGGCTCAGCCTGCCGCATTTCCAAGGGATTATGAAAGAAGCGGATTTCGGCCCCCAGTTCTTCAAACCCGCACATGGCCTCAAAAAAATTCTTGCTGGCAGGACGTTCCCCTTTGTGAGCCTGTATCCAAACTTTCATTTTGTTCACTTCCTTTACTTTCTGGTGATGCCCAAATCTTTCTTATTCTCAGTATATCATATGACCTGTGCAAAAAAGCGGACAGAAACAGGCCCGTAATCTTCTCAAGACTGCAGGCCTTCTTTTTTTGCCCTCTGGGCGGCCGGGGTGGGCTCCCCTGACGGGTAGCCCCTACGGAATGATATCGTACAGTACGTGATATGCGTAGGGACGACCCGTAAGGGGCGTCCGTTCCCAGGTCTGTAAGCGGGCGGATCACCGCTCGGACCCTACGGCATTGCAAAAGATCGTTGGACCCACACCGTCCTGCTCCTTGCTCTTCACTCTTCCTTTAATAACACGGCGGGCAGGAGGGAGGTCATCGTCTCGACCTGCCCTCCTCTGCTCAGTCTGTTTATGATCAAGGTCTCAACCCGTATACCGTTAACTTGGTCGGTATCTTGGTCGCTTATCTTGGTCGGTCACCGATCAAGTTGCTTTCTCCTTGAACCGGTTCCGACATGACTCCAATGTCCGAATTTCTATTTGACTGCAAACGAACGATGTACCGTTGGAGCGATGAATTCAAATTCGATTCTGTTCTCCCCAGACACACATCTGGTCCAGAATCGGCATGAGAGATTTACCGCGTTCTGTCAGGCTGTACTCCACTTTAGGCGGAATTTGCGGATACTCTTCGCGATGGATCAATCCATCATTTTCAAGTTCCTTCAAGGTGGAGCTGAGAGTTTTGTAAGAAATTGTATTGATATACTTTTTGAGTTCATTGAAGCGAACAACGCCATATCCGGCAAGCGCATAAAGAATATACATCTTATATTTTCCCTGGATCAATGACATGGTATAGCTGAAGCCGGTTTCCTCAAGCTTTGCGTCCTGAATACATGGTGCACTCATATTTACACTCTCCTTTTAGTAAGTATTGCACTTCAATGTGCGTACTTGATTCTTGTTACATTCTTGCTAAAATTATAATTACATAGACGGGAGCAGTCAATCCCGCAGATTTGGAGGAGGAGTTTCAATGAGTAAAAATATTGTAGTAATTACCGGCAGCCCTCGTAAAAATGGCAATAGCTTCGCTATGACCGAGTCGTTTATCAAGGCAGCTGAAGCCAAAGGACATACCGTTACCCGTTTTGACGCTGCTATGATGAATATTGGCGGCTGTCACGCCTGTGAGACCTGCTATTCTACAGGTAAGGCATGTACCTTTGATGATGATTTCAATACCATCGCTCCTGCAATTCTGGATGCTGATGCTGTTGTATTCACCATGCCTGTATATTGGTACTCCATCCCTGCACAGATCAAGGGTGTAATCGATAAGATTTTCTCGCTGGTTGTTGGAGGTAAGGATGTTGCAGGGAAGGAATGTGCACTGATTACCTGCTGCGAAGAACACGATATGTCCGTTATGGATGGTGTTCGCGTTCCCATTGAGCGCAGTGCGGCTCTTCTGAA
This region of Acidaminococcus timonensis genomic DNA includes:
- a CDS encoding ATP-grasp domain-containing protein; translation: MKVWIQAHKGERPASKNFFEAMCGFEELGAEIRFFHNPLEMRQAEPEDILVGYVEAVQQHLEEMGFSYPDLDYPVELEYCLGRKIWKSTINTINSHPEQWPVFVKSIADKEITGVLVRSPKDLIGCGNWEHDVPVWCSEPVRFVTEWRCFIRYGKILDARHYRGTWEKIPDPEVIKRAVRDYKTAPAGYSLDFGVTDTDKTLLIEVNDGYALGSYGLFYIDYAKLLTARWAELTETEDEYKDF
- a CDS encoding winged helix-turn-helix transcriptional regulator — its product is MSAPCIQDAKLEETGFSYTMSLIQGKYKMYILYALAGYGVVRFNELKKYINTISYKTLSSTLKELENDGLIHREEYPQIPPKVEYSLTERGKSLMPILDQMCVWGEQNRI
- the istB gene encoding IS21-like element helper ATPase IstB, encoding MQDAGVKEALRFYAKQLKLPTFKDVGEPAEKFRPGQSLEEFVLGLMKREYASRQEKQQQRRLKRAHFPMLKTLEEFDLTRLEHVRPEYVKQLASCDFIKRHENLVMIGNPGTGKTHLMTALGVKACLLGWKVIFCNATTLATELCEAHDDYQLRKMEKTLSGADLLLIDELSYARFNQEESEMLFKVIAERSERASTVITTNLEFSKWTEMFASETLVAALVDRLTYHSSVLNMNGQSYRLHSSKQKMTNA
- a CDS encoding helix-turn-helix transcriptional regulator, whose product is MEYLITKIRDLRRIHKMQQSDLAKLVHVRRETISNVENGKYNPSLKLALDIAHVFGKPVEDIFEYIEEDDLHLPDSEKTK
- a CDS encoding type II toxin-antitoxin system Phd/YefM family antitoxin, giving the protein MNVNTENLVSITEANQNFSRVARMVDEKGPVVILKNNSPRYLLIEFNNAEQEQLADDEDVLTVSRRLIAKNRKAYEVLAK
- a CDS encoding ATP-grasp domain-containing protein, whose amino-acid sequence is MKVWIQAHKGERPASKNFFEAMCGFEELGAEIRFFHNPLEMRQAEPEDILVGYVEAVQQHLEEMGFSYPDLDYPAELEYCLGRKIWKSTINTINSHPEQWPVFVKSIADKEITGVLVRSPKDLVGCGNWEHDVPVWCSEPVRWFVTEWRCFIRYGKILDARHYRGTWEKIPDPEVIKRAVRDYKTAPAGYSLDFGVTDTDKTLLIEVNDGYALGSYGLFYIDYAKLLAARWAELTGTKDEYEDI
- a CDS encoding flavodoxin family protein, whose protein sequence is MSKNIVVITGSPRKNGNSFAMTESFIKAAEAKGHTVTRFDAAMMNIGGCHACETCYSTGKACTFDDDFNTIAPAILDADAVVFTMPVYWYSIPAQIKGVIDKIFSLVVGGKDVAGKECALITCCEEHDMSVMDGVRVPIERSAALLKWKMVGEVLVPGVLNPGAIDETDGCIQAAALADKF
- a CDS encoding type II toxin-antitoxin system death-on-curing family toxin; translation: MIVLSKDQIIKLHTQLIQETGGTDGIRDEGLLESVLAAPFQSFSGTDIYPSLQQKAARLGYGLVKNHAFIDGNKRIGAHVMLVFLALNKIELTYTQDELSDTFLKIASGELSQQDLLHWIIIHQE
- a CDS encoding CPCC family cysteine-rich protein; the encoded protein is MKKRRNNVMIKKRQDPPVRKKRKRPSREEKEFWERYKQVRNLPMDKLTADEISTLCICYDGPTKPLKITPEEAELLFQKKFVEGKPDNEEVCPVCGTRSVVKEFGKCIECGWKVDDRQTADPDMKNGANKMSLNEAREAWKKGDEITG